Proteins encoded by one window of Anaerolineales bacterium:
- a CDS encoding SIS domain-containing protein produces the protein MIALIVFDIDGVLTDGRAALTAQETAETKHIHFHDLDALHALKRAGIPLAFLTGESGEMVAAFAARFGVESVISGAKDKLPALTELAAAHNVPLSAVCYVGDSDRDAPALRAAGLGLAPTNATPAAQAAAKRILKARGGEGAAAEAARLVLRLREDAALDLRGEFRRIISESIAAHERLVSESIPTLSAVAVMMIRAIRGGNTIFLFGNGGSAADAQHVAGELVGRFLKESQPFAAIALTTDTSILTAVGNDWAFEEVFSRQVRALAKAGDVVVGISTSGKSPNVIRGLEAAQAKGAHTIGFTGGAGGTMAALCEVCFIAPAALTPRIQELHLVAWHAVCELVEVELMKG, from the coding sequence CGGTGTTCTCACCGACGGACGCGCTGCGCTCACCGCGCAGGAGACAGCGGAAACAAAACACATTCACTTTCATGATTTGGACGCCCTTCACGCCCTGAAACGCGCCGGAATTCCGCTTGCCTTCCTCACCGGAGAGTCGGGCGAGATGGTGGCAGCCTTTGCCGCCCGTTTCGGTGTAGAGAGCGTGATCAGCGGGGCAAAGGACAAACTCCCCGCCCTGACCGAACTGGCGGCGGCACACAACGTCCCTCTGAGCGCTGTCTGTTATGTGGGCGATTCAGATCGGGACGCCCCCGCGCTCCGTGCCGCCGGACTCGGACTTGCCCCGACGAACGCCACCCCTGCGGCTCAGGCGGCGGCAAAACGCATCCTTAAGGCGCGGGGTGGTGAGGGGGCAGCGGCAGAAGCGGCGCGACTCGTCCTGCGCCTTCGTGAGGACGCCGCCCTTGACCTGAGGGGCGAATTCCGCCGGATCATTAGCGAGAGCATTGCCGCCCACGAACGGCTGGTGAGCGAATCGATCCCCACCCTTTCCGCCGTAGCCGTGATGATGATTCGCGCCATTCGCGGCGGAAACACGATTTTCCTCTTTGGGAATGGCGGCAGCGCCGCCGATGCGCAGCACGTTGCAGGCGAGTTGGTCGGGCGCTTTTTGAAGGAATCACAGCCCTTTGCGGCAATCGCTCTGACCACAGACACCTCGATCCTCACCGCCGTCGGGAACGACTGGGCATTTGAGGAGGTATTTTCGCGGCAAGTTCGCGCCCTTGCCAAAGCGGGGGATGTCGTCGTGGGGATCAGCACTAGCGGCAAATCGCCAAACGTGATTCGCGGCTTGGAGGCAGCACAGGCAAAGGGAGCGCACACCATTGGCTTCACCGGAGGCGCAGGCGGAACGATGGCGGCGCTCTGCGAGGTGTGTTTCATCGCCCCCGCCGCGCTTACCCCGCGCATCCAGGAACTGCACCTTGTGGCGTGGCACGCCGTCTGCGAACTTGTTGAAGTCGAATTGATGAAGGGATAA